The genomic segment TAATGGACTCTCCGAGCGCGATAATAATGAACAGACCTGCGCGTTCCGCCATATGGGCGCCTTCGACCGCCCAATCCGCGGCCGTGGAGCGGCCGATCCGCGGCACCCAGAAGCCGAGGGAAGGGGCCACATAATCGATAAGCAGCGCGACGCCCCAAAGCGCCAGACGCATCTCGCCCTCCTGCGTCCCGCCCGCGACCCAAAAGACGCCCGACAAAATGAGCCAGCACAGGATGCGCACCAGATTGATCTGATTGACCGGCGCGCCATGCCCAAGCGCCCATACGGTGAAGGCGGTACGCCCGATCTGGAATGCGGCATACGAGATGCCGAAGTACAGTCCTGCATGCTCGAACGCCTCGGGTATCGAAGTGGACATGATCAAGCCGATCAGCATGAGCGCGAACAGCATAATGCGCACCGGGAGCGCATCCGGGCTCAGCCAGTTGATGACCCAGGTCGTGTAGTTCCACGCCCACCAGACGGCCATGGTCAGCATTGCCGTATGCAGCGCGCCCATCCACGTGAAGTTCTCAAGCAGCGAATGGGACAGCTGCGTGACGGCAAATACGAAAATCAAATCGAAAAACAGTTCGATAAATGAAACCTTGCCAGAATCGCTGAGGCCTCTGCTGCGAAAAAGCTCTGGTCTGTGATGT from the Cohnella hashimotonis genome contains:
- a CDS encoding low temperature requirement protein A, with the protein product MAQAHRRHHRPELFRSRGLSDSGKVSFIELFFDLIFVFAVTQLSHSLLENFTWMGALHTAMLTMAVWWAWNYTTWVINWLSPDALPVRIMLFALMLIGLIMSTSIPEAFEHAGLYFGISYAAFQIGRTAFTVWALGHGAPVNQINLVRILCWLILSGVFWVAGGTQEGEMRLALWGVALLIDYVAPSLGFWVPRIGRSTAADWAVEGAHMAERAGLFIIIALGESIIVMGATFAGLERNAETVLAFLVSFLGTVSMWWIYFETTSRIGHHYIVNASVPGQLARAAYTYTHLLLAGGIVLSAVADEFLLAHPTGHLEPGVALVVLGSPALYLLSNAIFIWIVSRMFAVPHATGLAALAVLALFSHSLTPLALSASAVIVLIAVAVWGSRFSNRLCTLVPKHHG